The sequence TATTATTACTGAATTATTTAACTGTTCGGTTTATTTAATATAATTATGTATAAGTTGTGCTATTTTGTCAATACATTTGAACATTAAATCGTATTTTTAGTTTGTTTTACTATTATTTACATAATTATCAAAATAAATTTTGTAGATAAGACTTTAATACTAGATATGTTTTTTCCTTATACAGCCTTTTTTTAGGTTTGTTTAAAATATAACGTCAAAAAAATTTAGTATAAATTACCAATGTACTATTTTATAAACTAGCATGTTAACGAAACCTACACCTTTTCCTTTCTGAGTCAGAAGCTTCTTTGAAAATGTAATTTCCAAATTTTTACAAGTAAATTTGACACTTCTAACTTTCACAATAAATACACCACTCCCTTTTATGCAATTTAAATTTGACTGTATAATTTATCTAGATTTAATAGTATACTAATTATGTAATATTTCTATATATATATATTGGAGGGGTTTAATGATTAGAAAGTTAATAAGTTTTATTTTTCAGTTACAAAGGAGAGTTACAGAGGATAATATTTCAGCCCTTTCTGCTCAATTAACATACTTTTTACTACTATCTTTTTTTCCCTTTGTAATGTTTTTACTAACAATATTAAGTTACACACCCATCACTCAACAAGAAGTAGTTTTAAGTATTGGAGAGATTTTTCCTGGGGATATCGGTAATATTATAGTTGCCATATTAAACGAAATAGCCATCAACAAAAGTAATGCTCTATTATCCATAACTGTTATCCTTACAATTTGGTCTGCCTCTAAAGGAGTCCTTGCAATAGTAAGATCTTTAAACATAGCATATAGAATTGATGAAACGCGTTCATTTGTACATTTAAAGATTATCTCTTGTTTCTACACAATAATCTTTGCCACTATAATATTACTAACATTTATATTGGTTATCTTTGGAAATAATCTCTTATCATTATTAGTAACGTATTTTCCAGCAACCTTAAATATTGTTGGCTTATTACAACTCATTAGATACATTTTCATTATATTTATTTTATTAATCTTCTTTACTGTTATATATAATGCTATACCAAACAGAAAAATTTCCCTTTCAGAAGCTATACCTGGAGCCCTTTTTTCTTCAGTTGGTTGGATTGCCTTGTCCATATCCTTTTCTTTTTATGTGGATAATTTTGGTAACTTTTCTTATATGTACGGCAGCCTAGCTGGTGTAATCGTTCTTTTACTGTGGTTATATATTTGTTCTAATATAATTATGATCGGTGGAGAAATTAACGCTTTACTTGTGGAGCACAAAGAAAAAAGAAATAACAAGAAAACTATTTCCTCAAATTGAAATATTTTCAAGTCAACTAATCATCTTTTTTAATTGTTAATACTTACTTTGGATATAATTTCATTTAAAAAAGTACCTTTATAGTTTTTCATACTTAAAAGGTACTTTTTTTTCTTTAATATATTTTTTTTATTTCAACTCCAGTATAAAAATGTTTTAAGACTTCATCATATGAATACCCTAAGTCTACCATTCCTTTAACACCATTTTGACTCATCCCAACACCATGACCAAATCCTCCTCCATAAAAAGTTATTTCTGCTAAATTATTTTGAGGAGTGAATTTTTTATCCATAGTGAAGAAGGCACTGGGCAATAAATTATAATTACTAACGGTACTACCATCTTTTCTTGTAATTATAATATTTTCTTCA comes from Natranaerovirga pectinivora and encodes:
- a CDS encoding YihY/virulence factor BrkB family protein; the encoded protein is MIRKLISFIFQLQRRVTEDNISALSAQLTYFLLLSFFPFVMFLLTILSYTPITQQEVVLSIGEIFPGDIGNIIVAILNEIAINKSNALLSITVILTIWSASKGVLAIVRSLNIAYRIDETRSFVHLKIISCFYTIIFATIILLTFILVIFGNNLLSLLVTYFPATLNIVGLLQLIRYIFIIFILLIFFTVIYNAIPNRKISLSEAIPGALFSSVGWIALSISFSFYVDNFGNFSYMYGSLAGVIVLLLWLYICSNIIMIGGEINALLVEHKEKRNNKKTISSN